In Pseudomonas alcaliphila JAB1, a single window of DNA contains:
- a CDS encoding LysR substrate-binding domain-containing protein: MSNASLPDLKAFIQVAQQRSFQKAADSLGVSRSSLSHAIKGLEQRLGVRLLHRTTRSVAVTEAGEQLLQRLTPLLRELDDALDAISHGPEELAGTLRINASKGGARWLLEQVIPIFLQRHPHVELDLVSEGRLVDIVAEGFDAGVRLAESVPKDMVTVPFGGDVRFVTVASPAYIATFGRPDTPDELRSHRCIRQRMPSGKRYRWEFERGTQHLALDVPGTLSLDDNDLLVEAACRGLGIAYVPQAFARKALEAGKLSLLLEDWTPPCPGLCLYYSSYRHVPAPLQAFIAILRERA; this comes from the coding sequence ATGAGCAACGCCAGCCTTCCCGATCTCAAGGCCTTCATTCAGGTCGCTCAGCAACGCAGCTTCCAGAAGGCCGCTGACTCCCTCGGGGTATCGCGCTCCTCTCTCAGTCACGCAATCAAGGGGCTCGAACAGCGCCTGGGGGTTCGTCTGCTGCACCGCACCACCCGCAGCGTGGCCGTGACGGAGGCCGGGGAACAGCTGCTGCAGCGCCTGACGCCTCTGCTTCGGGAGCTGGACGACGCACTGGATGCGATCAGCCATGGGCCCGAGGAACTCGCCGGTACCCTACGCATCAATGCCAGCAAGGGCGGCGCGCGTTGGCTGCTCGAGCAGGTGATACCGATTTTCCTGCAACGCCATCCCCACGTGGAGCTCGACCTGGTCAGCGAGGGCAGGCTGGTGGATATCGTCGCCGAGGGCTTCGACGCCGGCGTGCGCCTGGCCGAGTCGGTCCCCAAGGACATGGTGACGGTACCCTTCGGCGGTGACGTGCGCTTCGTCACCGTCGCCTCACCGGCGTATATCGCCACCTTCGGGCGTCCTGACACGCCTGACGAGCTGCGATCCCATCGCTGCATCCGCCAACGCATGCCCAGCGGCAAGCGTTATCGCTGGGAGTTCGAACGGGGCACGCAGCACCTGGCGCTCGATGTACCGGGCACATTGAGCCTGGATGACAACGACTTGCTGGTCGAGGCTGCCTGTCGCGGGCTGGGTATCGCCTACGTTCCACAGGCTTTTGCTCGCAAGGCACTGGAGGCAGGCAAGCTGAGCTTGCTGCTGGAGGACTGGACGCCGCCTTGCCCGGGCCTGTGTCTCTACTACTCCAGCTATCGCCACGTTCCGGCGCCGCTGCAGGCCTTCATTGCCATCCTCCGCGAACGGGCCTAG